aattagtgatgatgtaagccacgacctaattagtgatgatgtaagccacgacctagttagtggtgatgcaagccacgatcttagttcaatgtataaatagaacttagatcagatagactaaaaaaaaagctctctagacatcaaagatcatatagcaagtctgtatttgtaagctgtaaaccagatcaagcaatacaatcttgccctcctttcttcccgtggacgtagatttacctcagtaaatcgaaccacgtaattccttgtgtcgtgatctatattttcttttacccgcatttgtcaccatcaaaaattcgcccaatcatCAGGAGTCAAAGTCACATTCCTTATCTTCGTCATCGCCGCAACCACCGTTGCGCCGTCGCTGCACCACTGACTCCGACCGCCGCGTCTGTATATAGGTCCGGTGTTTTAAATGGGGTTTTTGCTTTGATAATTATTGATAGACCATTGGGAACTTGAATATACTTAAATCGGGAGAAGAAATGAAATCTTGGTGAAGGAGACGAGACCAAGGCCTTCTGCATAATCCGTGTGTACCAAAATTAGGGATTCATTTAGGCTCAGGGAATTGTTTATTAgctttaaattaatttatgttGAATGTGTTAGAAAATGGTTGTAGGTGTTGAATATGTGGAAGTTGTAGGGTTGAATAGTGGTTAGTATAGGAGTTGTATAATGGTTTGGGAATTGATGTTTTGAATGATGAAGAAATTGAATCGAGTGCTTAGAAATTTGTCACATATGAATATGAGATGTGTCTATACTAaccattatttattactccctaaTTTAGCAATTCTTGAACTCATCAACTCCTGGACAGAAAAGGAAACTCTGATGAATCTGTAGTTGTGCTTAAACTGGTGGTCTCTGAGGTAtacaaagaatcatatactgCAATTGACATTGCAGGCTCTGTTTCTTCATCACAAGTTTGCAGATTCGAAACTAGTTTCCCCATTTGGACGGCTTCCAACTCCATCGCCGCTTCCTTCATCGTTGGCCTTTGCTTTCCGTCCAAACTCAGACATCTCCGAGCAAGCCTCGCCACCGCCACAACATCTTCCACCCCACCCTCTCTCACCACATCGGGATCAAGAATGTCGAACAATTTATCTTCTTGCATCGAGTGCAAGAACTGCGCGACCAGACTCCTCCCTCCTTCCTCCTTAGCCGCTGCAGTGACTGCTTTCTCCCCCGTCAGAAGCTCCACCACAACCACGCCAAAGCTGTACACGTCGCTCTTTTCTGTGAACTGATTCGACTGGAAGTACTCAGGATCCATGTACCCGAAAGTCCCCATCACTCGCGTGGTCACGTGAGTTTGATCCACGTTGAACGACCTCGACGTCCCGAAATCCGACACTTTGGCGTGATACTTCTCGTCTAGGAGTATGTTGGTCGACTTGATGTCTCTGTGATAGATAGGAACCGATGCTGAGTAATGCAGGTAAGCAAGAGCAGCTGCTACTTCTGTTGCGATTCTGAGACGCATTTTCCATGGCAAAGGGAACTCATTGCCTAGATCGTGTATGTGTTGAAAGAGCGTACCGTTTGGAACAAGCTCGTAGACGAGAAGAGGAACCTCGGTCTCCAGACAACACCCTAGCAACTTCACCACATTCCTATGATTGAGCTGGGACAGTATGGCGACCTCATTCACGAATGctccaacctccgattcatccatcTTCTCGGACTTTTTCACTGCGACGATTCTTCCATCGGGTAACATTCCTTTGTAGACAGTGCCTTGTCCGCCGCGACCAAGTACGCGATTCTCGTTGTAACGATCAGTGGCCAATTCCAATTCTTTGGAGTCGAAGAATCTGATATTTTCGGCAGCGTTATTAGTAGAGGACAGCAGCAAGAATCCGCCATTTCGCTTGAAGAACTTCTTCGTACGGTTGGCTTCGATTCTCTTCCTTGCGACATTGGAAGACACCAACGCCCCTCCGAGCAAAACCAACCCACCTAAGCCGCAGCTGACAGCAATGATTACTGGTTTCATCCTGGGTTCGCTGTCATTGGCCGGAAGTTGACATGTGAATGAACCGGGCCTGTTGACACACGTAGTCGCTGTTGGGCAGTCGTTCAACGACGAACTCTTGCACTCGTCTATGTCCTCACAGCTCAAATAAGGATTGCCTTGATAACCATGCCTGCAAGAACATACGGTAGAGCTCATGTTCTCTCCACCTAACAAGACATATGGCAAATCAATGTCGTCGCATTGAACCCCTGGCCGCGTCTTGGGATTGGATATCTCGAATTCCCATTCAAGCACCAGAGGCGCACGGAGATCCGATTGGAAGCTAATGGAGGACGACAAGTTATGCAAGTTGGTGTGGTTAGCATATTCGTTGAGCAGCCATCTTTGATCAGTCATGAACACATAACCGCAGCTGAGAGCAGCATTGGTGTCCGCTTGAGGATTTCTGTAGAAGAACTCGATTTCTCTCTGGCGCGGCGGGATGATGTTCTGGCAGCAGTTTATTCCATTGCAGATGGATGATTCTCCGCAGATGGGGTTGCATTCCCCGTAGGAAGGGAGGAGGGAGACGACGTTCTGGCAGCCGACAACGACCAATCTGTTGTAGACGTTGGAGAAGGTGGCGTAAGATGTAACCATAGGCTGTGCCAGCTGCTGTAGCTTTCGATCGCTAGAGCAGTTGAGAGGGGAGATGGACTGCATCACCGTAACTGTTTTGGTGGCCAACGAGATATCTACCACTTCTTCGAACCCTACTTGGACCATGATAAACGGTCTTGGGGGATTGAAGGTTTCGTTGCAGATGATCGTGAAAGATATATCGGCGCTGCAGTTCGTGTTGATGCCGAAAGGATATGGAACGACGACGTTTCCACACTTTTCCTGGCAGCCCGGCTTCGACAGAGAGGCCGTTTGCCCTGCCACCGTCGTCGCTAGGTGGAGGAAGAGCGCGGTGATCAGGAACAGTGAGgacattttcattttgattcCCAAACTTGTCTAActgcatgagttttaatgcttGAAAATTGAATTAGTAAACAATCAAACGTGCTGAAATTGTCAGAATGATTGTATTCCACGATTGAATTAGTAAACAATCAAACGTGTTGAAATTGTCAGAGTGATTGTATTCCACGCCCCTGTAAAGTTCAACTCCAGTCAATGGATTGAAAAATCTAAATTGATGTCAACAAGACCCACAGAAATATAGTTACCCAATGAAATGACTATATATGGGTAGACATTCTATTGTAGTTGTTTCTGTTAAAAAAGTGGATGATGATTAAGATATCACAGCAGGATCGAGTTTGTCatcttgtattttttttatggataaaagaatttaaatttaaagatcACGCCACAAGGACTCAAATTTGAAACATTTGGCCTTAAACATTAATATATCTACCGCTTGGTCAactcacacatacatattcatgcattttggtatatttatttttaagtaaGTACTAGAGCatttaatttatactatatTATAGTTAGTTCAGTGTTCCTTTATTAAATGATTTATCATTATACTTAAAATACAGTAATTTAAcaacactaaaaaatcaatctaaAATTTACgacaaaaaatgaaaagtgcgaggaACAtgtgtaacgacccgctaagccaatattattagaaattattagcttgattacctatataagtgacttttatgcgattaaatcctAGCTACGATAGATTGTCGTCGTTATTTGTTTTGACGATAGGCAAGTGAATAGAACATGCAAATATATAATACACctatatgaatataaataaatatataataaataaataaataaataagatcccaaaataaaaatttatatgtCCGATatatccaacaaaagtccaacaaaatttaatctatacatCCTGTGTTCTAATGAAAATCGGGAACTTCAACGCGGACAACCACAAACTTGAACTGAtcatacctacaccaaattaaatgaacaagTGAATAAATACTCAAATAGTTactttaataaacaaataaaataaaataaaaaaagagagagggggtagatcgttttttttttcaacacaACATTAATTGATGCATTTAATTAGAGTAGACAAATCTTTTCCCCTCCTCTGACAAAAGAGATTTGAGATAGGAATGTGGCAGGCAACTTGCCACAACCAACTTGCTACCCACGCCACTTTCACCGCCATCTTTTATACATATACACAATTGTTTTCTTCACCCCCACATCACCATCACACCATCTATTCTCTCTGCACACACCAACCCCACAAAATATAGAGGAGTCCGAGGAGGGAGATTTCTACAATCCAACAACACTTTACTTCCCCATCAAAAGGTAAACACCAAgtcctttcttttctttcaataTATGTAAGCATATGCATAATCATAGCATCAACCGAACTAATAGCATAACTCAAGCATTTAACACAATTGAACTTTCTCATGGCAAAATCGAAATGCGAATTGAACAATCAGAACTTATATGTTTACCATGCGAATTGAACAATCGGAACCTTTTTGTTCGGGGCTGTTTCGGGGTGGTTCGGATTGGTTTCGGGACGAATCGGGGGCTGCCGTGATGTTTCggggctgcacgaccaccgacggagcagcggcgAACAAACAGCCGGCTCTATGcagcggcagcagcagcggctgaTTTCAGACAGCCGAGACGGTTGCTGGACGACGGCCACCAGCAGCGACGGAGGATCGGCGGTGAGGAGTTGGAGGCAGCGGCGGTCGGTATCGACGCCGTGGAAGGGAGGCGACGCCTCCTTCCTATTGGTAACTTCGCAGGGAGGCAGGGAGCGACGCCTTCTCTGTCGGCAACCTCGTCGGGAGAAAGGATTCGACGCCGGTGACAATGATCGGAGGAGAGCGTGAGCGTGGCGACCGACTCTCGTCGGTTTGGCTCcgggatgaggaaggagaaggGTCGGCGAGAGGGGGAAAAGAACCGCTGCCACAGTGTTCTCCAAATTAGGGATTGGAAATTGGAGATGAGAAAAAGGGGAGAAAGAGAATATGAATGGGGGATGCACGACGAAAGAGAGTATGAATGTGGGCTTCAtgcctcttttctttttccatttaAGTAGTTGggctaataattaattaaaaggaATTTGGGCCCAGAATTGAATGGAGGGAATAAATGGGCTGCCTCATTTATTGAAATGGACCATGGggtcatttatttaattatgttttgggCCGGGAGATTTTGTTGGATTGAGCTACATAATTAAACTAGTGGACTTGGAAATTAAATATTGTAGGAGTGGAATTTATTTGAGGATTCGAGCTTGGagcttaattattttaattcccGAATAAATTATTGAGTTCCCGATGATGGAAAAATTTGAGTGGAGACGCAAGGGGCCGACCGACATCGCCCCGTGACACCTcgggcggccgctaaggaaatggaaagaaagagggagacggcGTTCTCAATtacagaaataattaagtttaataaagaaagactattaattaatttttcccgatttaattattattcaagtttctaaaattttctaacggtgatcaaatgataaaagaaataaagtaggggcatgcatttctataagtatgtgaatttctcgagtcttattagtacgttgtttgttttcaaaaggctatctccgcaagtaaggtcggagtaagaaattcaagttaaggaaactaagcgatcaaggtgagctttcttatactaaaaatacaaattttattttatgaaaacttgaACACATGTTCttgatttttaaagatgttgtcttgccataaatgtttttgtgtatgatgcctatctgttggctacggccaagtgaattatgaatgatgatataagtcgaattcgggtcccagtgagggtggtgtccccactcggactagtgtacacaagctccctctgacatgttgggcagagcaggtga
This sequence is a window from Salvia splendens isolate huo1 chromosome 5, SspV2, whole genome shotgun sequence. Protein-coding genes within it:
- the LOC121803074 gene encoding wall-associated receptor kinase-like 1 translates to MKMSSLFLITALFLHLATTVAGQTASLSKPGCQEKCGNVVVPYPFGINTNCSADISFTIICNETFNPPRPFIMVQVGFEEVVDISLATKTVTVMQSISPLNCSSDRKLQQLAQPMVTSYATFSNVYNRLVVVGCQNVVSLLPSYGECNPICGESSICNGINCCQNIIPPRQREIEFFYRNPQADTNAALSCGYVFMTDQRWLLNEYANHTNLHNLSSSISFQSDLRAPLVLEWEFEISNPKTRPGVQCDDIDLPYVLLGGENMSSTVCSCRHGYQGNPYLSCEDIDECKSSSLNDCPTATTCVNRPGSFTCQLPANDSEPRMKPVIIAVSCGLGGLVLLGGALVSSNVARKRIEANRTKKFFKRNGGFLLLSSTNNAAENIRFFDSKELELATDRYNENRVLGRGGQGTVYKGMLPDGRIVAVKKSEKMDESEVGAFVNEVAILSQLNHRNVVKLLGCCLETEVPLLVYELVPNGTLFQHIHDLGNEFPLPWKMRLRIATEVAAALAYLHYSASVPIYHRDIKSTNILLDEKYHAKVSDFGTSRSFNVDQTHVTTRVMGTFGYMDPEYFQSNQFTEKSDVYSFGVVVVELLTGEKAVTAAAKEEGGRSLVAQFLHSMQEDKLFDILDPDVVREGGVEDVVAVARLARRCLSLDGKQRPTMKEAAMELEAVQMGKLVSNLQTCDEETEPAMSIAVYDSLYTSETTSLSTTTDSSEFPFLSRS
- the LOC121802373 gene encoding uncharacterized protein LOC121802373, producing MKPTFILSFVVHPPFIFSFSPFSHLQFPIPNLENTVAAVLFPLSPTLLLPHPGAKPTRVGRHAHALLRSLSPASNPFSRRGCRQRRRRSLPPCEVTNRKEASPPFHGVDTDRRCLQLLTADPPSLLVAVVQQPSRLSEISRCCCRCIEPAVCSPLLRRWSCSPETSRQPPIRPETNPNHPETAPNKKVPIVQFAWYDQFKFVVVRVEVPDFH